Proteins encoded in a region of the Saccharothrix ecbatanensis genome:
- a CDS encoding response regulator transcription factor yields the protein MTRVLIVEDEESFADPLAFLLRKEGFTAALAATGQEALEEFDRNGADIVLLDLMLPGMSGTDVCKQLRARSTVPVIMVTARDSEIDKVVGLELGADDYVTKPYSARELIARIRAVLRRGGENEELLPQVLEAGPVRMDVERHVVTVDGGEVNLPLKEFDLLEYLLRNVGRVLTRGQLIDRVWGADYVGDTKTLDVHVKRLRSKIEPDPSTPRHLVTVRGLGYKFES from the coding sequence GTGACCAGGGTGCTCATCGTGGAGGACGAGGAGTCCTTCGCCGATCCGCTCGCCTTCCTGCTGCGCAAGGAGGGCTTCACCGCGGCGCTCGCGGCCACCGGCCAGGAAGCGCTGGAGGAGTTCGACCGCAACGGCGCCGACATCGTGCTGCTCGACCTGATGCTGCCCGGGATGAGCGGCACGGACGTGTGCAAGCAGCTGCGCGCCCGGTCCACGGTGCCGGTGATCATGGTGACGGCGCGGGACAGCGAGATCGACAAGGTGGTCGGCCTGGAGCTCGGCGCGGACGACTACGTCACCAAGCCGTACTCGGCGCGTGAGCTGATCGCCCGCATCCGCGCGGTGCTCCGCCGCGGCGGGGAGAACGAAGAGCTGTTGCCGCAGGTCCTGGAGGCGGGGCCGGTGCGGATGGACGTCGAGCGGCACGTGGTGACGGTGGACGGCGGCGAGGTGAACCTGCCGCTGAAGGAGTTCGACCTCCTGGAGTACCTGCTGCGCAACGTCGGCCGGGTGTTGACCCGTGGCCAACTGATCGACCGGGTGTGGGGCGCGGACTACGTCGGGGACACGAAAACCCTGGACGTGCACGTCAAGCGGCTGCGCTCGAAGATCGAGCCGGACCCGTCGACGCCCCGTCACCTGGTGACCGTGCGCGGACTGGGCTACAAGTTCGAATCCTGA